GAGCTACGTCAATCAGTATTAGCGTTGTAAAAATGATTTTCATCTTGGTACGTGGTATAGTGCACTCACAATCCAAGGGGCATGCAAGTCGGCAGTCGCATTCCAGAGGTCAGCCGCAGTTCATTTGGAAATATCCACACAAGGGATAAATTTCGAAGATGGAAGGAACTATGTGATATCACATATAAGAGAGCCATTTCCCCAGGTCGCACTTTAGCAAGGGTTTTACGACCAAGAGCATCTACAAGACTCGATCACAAAGAAGAACTTTAAGCGCTCTTGATTGAGGATGTTACTCGGCCTGTTTCTGACAGCGATTGCTGTAGCGACTTGTCAAGCGGATCAGCTTGAGTATGACTTTGTATGGCCACTGGAAATCATTTATCGCACCCCATTCgaccatcgtcttctaaCACTCTCGGTAGGTTATTGTAGGAGGCGGCACTGCCGGTCTGGCCCTGGCATCACGACTAAGCCGGGGACTACCGGAGAGTTCTATCCTGGTGCTGGAAGCTGGACCTGATGCCGAGAATGAGCCTCGCATCAACATACCGGCTATGAGAGGTTCGGCTATCGCATCAGCGTACGACTGGAATTTTACCACTGTCCCACAACCGCATGCGGGCAACCGTTCCCTGACTCAACCCCGAGGAAAGGTCCTGGGCGGAAGTTCCGCGCTTAATTTCATGTCGTGGGACCGGGCCAGCAAGGTCGAGTACGACATATGGGGCAAGCTAGGAAATGAAGGGTGGAATTGGTCGGAGATGATGCGCTCGATGCTCAAGGCTGAGAATTTCACTTTGTCAGACAAGTACGGTGACCAAGGTGTAGGCTTTGGTGGCCCCATCCAGACGATGGTCTGTGATTGGGTGCCAGAGCAccagaccttcttcatggaGGCGTTGAAAAGCCTGGATGTGTTAGAGAATCGAAACTCACTAGGTGGAAATTCTCTTGGATCGGGGTTCCAGCCGTCAAACGTTCGTTATAGTGATCGGAAGAGGTCGTATAGTGCCCATCACCCGGGATATCCCTCGCTTGCAGGGCCCAATCTTCAAATACGGGTAGGAAGGAGGGTGCGCAAGATTAATTTGGTGAGTAtaggtggagaagatctggTAGCCACAGGTGTCACTCTGGAAGATAACACAACTGTCTTGGCAATAAAAGAAGTTATCCTTGCTGCTGGTACCATGCAAAGCCCCGGCTTGTTGGAGCTCTCCGGAATCGGTCAGAAAGACGTGCTTCATGCTGCCGATGTTCAACAGTTAGTTGACCTTCCTGGGGTTGGAGAGAATCTGCAGGATCATCTGCGAATTCAGAACTCCTATCGACTTCTCCCCAACTATACGTCGGTCGATATGCTCAAGACCAATGCCACCTTTGCAAAACAGCAACTAGAAGCTTATAACACAGGTCAACGATCCATATACGACTATAGTGGGGGCAGCTATGCTTTTCTTAACTGGACTGGCGTGGCTGACGAGCCTTCGCGCATGGAATCCTTAGCACGCAAAGCCGCCGATGAGCCTCTCTCATTGTCGCCCTTCGAGCGCATTAGAGCGGACAtccagcttcatcacatACgacatgaagaagagaatgttcCACAGATGGAAATCATCTCCGCAGATGGATATACCGGAATAAAAGGATACCCACCAGAAACGTCTCCACTCCACGGTTCAAACTTCTTCACGTTGATTGCAGTCATGCTACACCCCTTCAGCACAGGGTCGATACATGTGACGTCGCCGTTGATCTCGACAGCTCCACAGATACAACCTAACTATCTCTCCCATGAATATGATATCCAGGCCCTCGCATCTGCCGCGAAGTACTTGCGTAAACTGGCGTCAACAGCTCCTCTCCGGCAAGCTTGGACTGAAGAATACGAGCCAGGCCTTTCTGTGGTTGGCGATGGACCCGATAGTGATAGTCAGTGGAGGGAGTATGCGATCAACAACACTGAGACAATCTTTCACCCAGTCGGTACATGTGCGATGTTGCCACGGGAACTACATGGGGTAGTCAATGCGAATCTGACCGTGTATGGCACGGACAATCTCCGCGTGGTCGATGCCAGTGTCATGCCAGTTTTGATATCCGGTCATATACAGACAGCTGTATACGGGATTGCTGAAAAAGCAGCAGAGATGATCATTAAGCGATGGCAGTAGATAGTTCATCGACAATTGTATGAATGTAGTGAACTAGCCCGTCAATATTAGTTACTAGCCTATGAACCGAAAGGCTTGATGTATCATGATCAGACTTTAGGAAAGCCATGTGGACAGATGACTACCAGCCTGTTTTATTCTTAGACTTGCCAGAGAGAAGTTATATCATAGTAACTGTACTTCTCAGCCCACAGGAATAGAAGCTGACATCGATCACGTGAATATGATGACCCTACCGATCGATACCCCTGATTCATGGCGGGATCGCCGTCTGCGATCCATAATTCGCTCTTGACTTCTCCACGGGGTGACATACACCTTACGTCAGGGAACACTCACACCACAAAACACAGATATGGAGCAGCTATATATTCCTGAGATCAAGATATCTACTTACTTTCTAGTAAATAAGTGAGCGGTTCTGTCCTTCGCCATCTCCACTCACCCTCTATACTAGAAATACATCTATAAAAAGTCACaatgttgttgaatatgcCACACCTCTCCCCCATTTCCTCAAAAGCCATCCTTAGATCTGTCTCTCAGCAGGGCCCGAAAGTCGCGGGTTCGACGGGACCTTGCAGGTATCTATCTACGACAGCACCCGCACAGAAGAATGTAACGCTACTCCAGGATAAGAAGAACGGATTCGGATTCGCACGGTCCAACCCTAGACCGCCGAAGCCGAGGAGCAAGGGTGTCACTGAGATCAGAGGGCCGTACTACACGGTATGCATACTTATCTTGTTGCAATTGTACCAGAAATGGCAGTTGAACTGATGTTGAACGATACATTACAGGTGATGGGAAAGAGATACCTAGCTGATGTGCTTGAAACGTATGtcctggatgaagagcaaCAACGAGATATCAGTGTTGCTAACGTAAGCTTACAGAATGGGGACTCATGTGGATGGCCTCAAATTTGCCGGAGGTAGGCATAGCGTTGAAGCTTGGTGACCTAAGGGTCTAACCGCGAATACAGGCTCTTTTTCACTATTTCAGGAGAAGCCCTTGAGGGAACTAATTGACCTGGCTCACGAGCATGGCGTTTATGTTTCGACGGTGAGTTTACCCTGTATATCAGGTTCATGGGCGAATATCCTCTGATTGTGATCTGTAGGGTGGATGGGCCGAGCATCTCCTCACTCACCCTGACACAAATGCTGTCTTTGACAAATATCTCCAGAAGTGCAAGGACTTAGGGTATGTCTCCGTTTGACTAATAGTGAATCGCTCTCACCATGCTGACATTCGTGACTACAGCTTTGACGTAATTGAGCTTTCATCCGGGTTCTTATCATTTCCTGAGGATGATTGGTTGCGCCTCGTCGACAAGGTCCACTCATACAAGTTAAAAGCGAAGCCCGAGTTGGGTATCCAGTTTGGCGCGGGTGGTGACACTCCAGCCTCCGGACTGGAGGCAATTGGCACCTCGGACCCGGGGAAGCTGGTCAACTTAGGCCATAAGTTCCTCAACGCTGGCGTTGAGCGCCTGATGATCGAGTCCGAGGGCATCACGGAGAATGTGGAGTCATGGCGCACCGACGTGGTGTCTAAGATCATGAAGGAACTACCACCAGAGCGCGTCATGTTTGAGGCTGCAGATCCGAAGGTCTACAATTGGTATATCCGGGAGTTTGGTATTGATGTCAACCTTTTCGTCGACCATAGTCAGATTGTGCAGCTGTCGTGCTTGCGACACGGTATTTGGGGCACGGCTGATACATGGGGAAAGATTGTCTCTTTCCGCCCTGAGTAGATTGCCTGTTTTTGTGAGTTTGGGGATGTGTAATCTAGCTAGATAGCTATAAGGGGGTCCCAGTTTGAATGGATATATGCAATGGTTGTAGTGATTGATGACGATTCAATAGATAAATGTCCCCAGGCGGTCTGGGCGACGCTTAATAATCTGGCGCGGATGTGCTCCGCAATTTATTCCGGGGAAAGCAAACCATCTTAATCCTCTTCGCAATGCCGTTTCTCTCGCTAGACACGATTAATCACGTCGGCAACATCACTAGCCGTGATTATCGATCGCCTAATAGAGACCGAGGAGTCATGTCTTGAATGGCCTTCAGTTGGCCGGAGTAGGCTGACCTCATCGCGATTGTTTATCAGATAACCACCGGACCCCGCGACTTGGCACTTCGGCGTTACTTTGTTCACGGCAACTTCACTCGGCCTATTAGGAAGTTCGATTTAACCTGAGATCCAGAGTCCATACTCATCCGTTGCCCCCATTGTCATGCCGAAAGTCACCGCGGCTCCGGGTGGCCGGCTACGATGCCGACGAGCGTGCGATAGCTGTAAGCGGAGGAAGCAGAAATGCAACGGAGAGCAACCATGCACAATCTGTGTTCAACGTCACAAGGAATCAGAGTGCCATTTCTCGGACAAACCGGCCCGCTTGCTGAAGCCCTCCGAGAGCTCGAAAGACACGATGTTGCTCAGCGAACGCCTTGTGCCTACCCCGCAAAGGCAAACCGCCATGGACCGACTGCTTAACTCCCTCGAAGATCGTAGCGCAAATCTTGAACAACAGGTGGTGGATGATAAAGATGGGACGGCTCCGGTACCGAAGGTGGCCAGGCTTCTGCGCGATGGACAAGGCAAATTTATGTATATTGGCGACTCTGCGAGTTTGTCCTTTCTCCAGAGTGTCCGTCGCATAGTATCCTCCTCAATTGGCCGTTGCGAATTCACGGAAGATAATTCACGCCATTCGATGCTTGAGGCTTTCCAAAGTAGCTCCACTACACAGACAGGACCACTGATACCGCCCCCAGGTAATGAAGAAGCTCAACGACTGGCTCGCCAATATGTTCTTGCCACTAGCCCCCTATTGGATCTGTTCGACCTCGAGGAGTTCCATCCACGACTGGCTAATTGGATCGAGAACCCAACTGGTGACGAAGATACTGTGAGCTCAATATTTTACCTGGTGCTTGCTATCGGGGCTCAAGTATCAGATACCAATCACACTCTGGCGGAGAAGTACTTCATCAGTGGGCGTCAGCTGGCGTTCTCGGCTTTTACGGAGACCCCCAGTATCTCCACTATCCAGTCATATGTCCTGATTTCGATGTATATGTTGGGTGCTTGCCGACGCAACGGCGCTTTCATGAACCTTGGAATTGCTCTTCGTGCGGCGTATGCGGTCGGCATCCACAGAAAAGATGCGAACACGCTCTTCTGCACGCGCGAGCGACGTGCTCGAGAACGTGTGTGGAAAAGCCTACGCATGAtggatctcttcctcagcgCCTCTCTGGGTCGTCCTCCGGCCACGACGGACTTTGACTACGAACCACACGATGGCAACACCACATCGGGGACACAGCAGCGCCTCCAGCCCGAAGAGCAACTATCCCTAACGGTTGTTTCACTATGTCGTATATTCGAGCGGATTCTCACGGAAGTTTACATGAGACAGGTTGTGTCAATCAGTGTCGCGGATAGCATCTCGAATCAACATCGCGCCTGGGTCCGGAACCTGCCAACCTTCCTACGGATGCAAACAGAGCGACTTGATGCTGCCAAAACTCTCGAGGATACCTTGGCTGCAGCTCACATATTCGGCTCTTATTATTGGTCGATCATCCTGTTGACTCGGCCCTTCCTAGTCTTCCGAGTCTCTCAGTATGTGAAAAATAAGAGCGAGTCGGCAGCGTTTTCCGAGAGCAAACCCAGCAACTCGAAAATCTCGCTTTTTGCTGATGCGTGCGTTTATTCGGCATTGCGCAGTCTCAACGTCGTTGATGACCTCTCTCAATACTCGTCCCTACCTCGGAGGCTCCCATTCTTAATCAACTCCGTTTTTAACTCAGCCGTTGTCTTAGGGGCCGCATTTTTTGCCGACTATGACAATCTGCTCCCACTGGAGGAGGGCTTGAACAAGGCCGAGAAGTTCCTTGGGCTGTTCGTCCCGCATGATCCTCATGCCTGCCGCTTTTTCCAAATCATCAAATACCTCCGAGGCGCAGTTGGTGAATATGTCCACCGCCGGAACCGTCAATGGATGGAACGTCGGAGCAAACAAGTCGACCAGCTTTTCGGCGAAGTAGGCCCATCCAACGAAACCTCAACTCCTAGTAATAACCACCATGGCATCTCAATGAACCGCGGGGATCATCCAACAGTCCCGTCTCCTCTATCCCCAGATAAATTTGCCGGTGgccccttttcctcccaaTCGTTAGGACAGACCACTGCTACAGCCCAGCCCGATGACGGCATCTGGGATGCCTTATGTGCCACTGAAGGACCCTCTCCTTTCCCATACGACACAGCCATTTCCACTTTAACGACAACCGGCATTCCAATCGGTTGCTCACCAGGCGGTACAATCCCTACTGGCCCACCCGGAATGCCGGACAACGGAGGCCAAACGCCTCTCTCGGACATGATCCTTTCAGATAATGGACTCCTATATATGGCGGAGGATCTTCCTGTGTTTGGACTCTGGGGAGATACTTGATCTCATCTCACGTCTCCGTACATTTTTTCACCTTCGACCACCTCTTGCTTCTATCTCTTCAGAAGCTGGCCTTTTTATACTTGGGCCTCTTCGATCTCCATAGTACCTATATACCCCTTAACAAGCAAGATGAGCTGTACATTTATCCTGTGTATCTATGACCAACTTCACGACTATATGACCCATTCCGAATTATCTGGGCATTGCATTACCGTCAGACGATTATTACGTATGAATCCCCTAGTTACTTTATCTGGATGCTCTGTCAGGCTGAATTCAATGGGGCCAGGGCACCCCTGCAATTTATGTCTGGCAAGCCCTCAGGACTTGTATACCTAGGAAGTTCGATGAACCCTGGGGTAGGGTTACGGAACCCTAGCGAACTGTCAAGCGCGTGATAAATTTTGAACCTTGACTTCGGCATTGGTAGAGTTAAAGTTACCCTGACAGtgaaaaacaaggaagaaaatgtgtCAAAGCTCCAGCTGGCTCGGCTCGGCGCGACCCAAGAAAATGGTCCTGATAGGCTCTCTCAGTCACACATTTAGGCAGGCTGAGGTTTCCGTCCAACCAAGTGTCGAGCTATCCGAGATAGGTTCACCATCGACACGAAGGATAAGCTAAAGCCGCCACACGGATCAGGAATGCATGAATTGACACAATGATAGTGCAACAATGACTCGTTTTTGTCAAGAGGGGCAGCTTTAGCGCCCTGCATCAAATCACGGAGGAATTTTTCACGCCAACCTCGCTCAAAGATCTCCTAATAAAGACTGTTTCAATGCCTCACCTCACCACGAAGCCTTATCCCATGCAACAATTACGCCTAAGCGTGAGGGCCCAATCTCCTAACCATGAGAATATTGCTCCTACTCCTGATCCAAGCTGcggtggcagcagcagccccCGACCAATTCCAGCACTGGTACAAACAATTCCGCTCGCAGATTGAATTCGtcctcaacaacaactgCTCCGAACAATACCAAAACTACCTCAACAAAACCCCCGGCTTCGACCCAGAATACCAACTCTGGTATGACCCGACAAAAGGCAGCGCCTTGACCGCGCCCTTAGTCTCTTGTATGCTCAGCAACCTCCCGGAAAATGTGAAAGCCAACATGGCCAGCGCAGGGGTCATCCTCGGCCTCCTACCGACCATGCTCTCCATGCTCGGTTCCAACACAGTCGACACAGCCATCCTGGCACGGGTCGCAGGCCGACCATTCCTCTCGCTGTGTCTGGCCCTGGGTTCACCGGCAGTTCTACCGGACCGGCCCTTCGAATACCCCAACGTGAAAGCACTCCTCGGCGCCGACGGGATAAAGAAAGGTTTAACCATCCCGAAACCAGGCGGAAGAACATGGATCCTCATCTCGGCGCTGGAGTATATCGTCGCGTTAGGTGCTGTCGCGAATATCGTGACCGCCTGCTACCAGCTAGGTATACAGTGCATATGTAACTACGCGACGGAAGTCACCGCGCAGTCACTTATCTGGGCGTTCATCGTCGGACTCGTTCATATCGGGGGTACTATCGCTCTATCACTTCGCTATCGCGTTATCCGATCACCTGTGGGAGAAACCCATACTGTGCAGCCGAATTGGTTTCGGAGATATCTGATCCGGGAGATAAATCCATCGTTATACTCTACCCCACCCCCGGACGTCGACGAGATCGAAGAATCGTATTTATTTCTGCTGTTCTCATGGTGCGTCTCTACCGGCGCTGTAGTCCATATCCTGTATGGGACAATGGTGCTCTCCAGCTTGTTGTTTATCTCAGTTCAAGATGCGCTCGCGCTCGCGGGACGGTTTCTTGCGTCGGTTGTGTGTTGTCGTGCTGTGTTGGCGTATGAGCTTGCTGGGCTGAGACAGGCGAAGGCTGGGAATATGGGAAATGGTGAGGGGTCTGAGACACTGGAGTTGAGGTGTAAGTGAGAGAGGGAGATCCGAAGGGTGCAATTATGTGTTGCTTTAATTATGTTCTTCGATGAATACTTGTACTAGTATGAATGTCGTAATCTTCCATGAAAGTCAAGAGGAATgggatgaaagaaaggatatgaCTTCTACTGTCGAGGTTGGCTcatcatgatcttcaggttctggagagattatatataaataaaaattttgCTTAGCAAGATACGGATTTCCATctatatacggagtataagACACAAACCGCAGACTTGCATAGACATATAACAAGTACCATTATAAAATGATGGAACGATACATGATATCTGTTAATTATTTTTGATAAACAACTAACGAAAGGACAGGCATTGACAGGAAACCCCCGAAGGTTAATGCTAATGTAACCATCCACTCAATGAATAGAGTCTGTGCATCCGAGCATCCGGGCGGATGCTAATCCTAAGTTGGTTCCGGCGGTCCCTTCCGGCGCTAAGGCGTACCGCCGTGACGGGTCCGGTAGGTTCCACGAACGGGGGTTCTTCATTATATTTATGCTTGACTAGGATATGGACATATTATCTACGGTGCTCATATGGGAGGTTTTGATTTATCATTGCTTATGCAAATCCATCTCATTCAACCCATGTAAACGTATAGGCTATGACATCAAGCGCAGGTTATTGACATTGACATCTAAACACAAGACCATAGCCACGAGCGCAAGCATAACCGGCCCATCATCCATAATCCCTGTTTCTACGCCTCATGCTTCCTTCCCGCCCAAGCTCTGATTCAACGTAAGCACACTTCCGTTCCCACGCGTCATGCTTCCCAATTCGCATCCGGAATCCGTTTAACACTTGCCATGCTTGACAATGTCATGGGTGCTACCGTGGCACGTAATCTTGCGGTTATCGCGAGAGCAGCTCTTAGAGCCGCCGCCGGGCTGAACCACACGACGGGGCTCGTTGTCGCTGCCGCAGTCGGCGAGGTGGTAGGCTTGGTTGTTGAAGTAGAAGGTCTGGTCGCAAGGGCTGTCAGTGAGCCTGGTCAGAACGCGAGTGTTGGGGCAGGCGCTTTCGCCCTCGATCCAGACGACCCAGTGGTTGGCCTGGTCGTTGTTCTGGAGTTGCTGGCCGTATCCGACGGAGACGGCACCGGGCACGGGGGCTGGCACTGGGGCTGGGTTGGCCAGGACGGCGGTGATGAATGGGAgggtggagaggagggttTTGAATTGCATTTTTGCGATTGTTCCTTGGGTTAGAGTGAATAGAATTGGTTTTGATTCTTGTTGTGAGTGAAGCTGTTTGCtgtgatgatgaggatagtTTGAGAGATGGGTAGGTCCCTTTTATATCTTTGTTGCAGCTCTTCTTTGTAATCGGGCTTCAGAATCAGCTATGGAGGTTAGGCCCCCAGTCTGATCCATTCTTCGGGCAAGGCCAATATCCGGCCTGATGTTCAGGCAATCGGATCACTTGTCTTCAGGAGTGTTACATTACAGGGTCGCCCTGCAGGGATTCTTTCTTGATGGTGGACTTACAGCCTCAATGGGTACCTGCGAGGATATCCTGACTCGTGCCTCACACGATATTCCTAAACAGGAACAGTTCGATATCCGTCCAATGGTATTCTCAAACTGTCCAACAAGCAGTGGAGATCAGCAATCGAAGGATCACTGTA
The sequence above is a segment of the Aspergillus oryzae RIB40 DNA, chromosome 3 genome. Coding sequences within it:
- a CDS encoding uncharacterized protein (predicted protein) yields the protein MRILLLLLIQAAVAAAAPDQFQHWYKQFRSQIEFVLNNNCSEQYQNYLNKTPGFDPEYQLWYDPTKGSALTAPLVSCMLSNLPENVKANMASAGVILGLLPTMLSMLGSNTVDTAILARVAGRPFLSLCLALGSPAVLPDRPFEYPNVKALLGADGIKKGLTIPKPGGRTWILISALEYIVALGAVANIVTACYQLGIQCICNYATEVTAQSLIWAFIVGLVHIGGTIALSLRYRVIRSPVGETHTVQPNWFRRYLIREINPSLYSTPPPDVDEIEESYLFLLFSWCVSTGAVVHILYGTMVLSSLLFISVQDALALAGRFLASVVCCRAVLAYELAGLRQAKAGNMGNGEGSETLELRL
- a CDS encoding uncharacterized protein (uncharacterized conserved protein); its protein translation is MLLNMPHLSPISSKAILRSVSQQGPKVAGSTGPCRYLSTTAPAQKNVTLLQDKKNGFGFARSNPRPPKPRSKGVTEIRGPYYTVMGKRYLADVLETMGTHVDGLKFAGGSFSLFQEKPLRELIDLAHEHGVYVSTGGWAEHLLTHPDTNAVFDKYLQKCKDLGFDVIELSSGFLSFPEDDWLRLVDKVHSYKLKAKPELGIQFGAGGDTPASGLEAIGTSDPGKLVNLGHKFLNAGVERLMIESEGITENVESWRTDVVSKIMKELPPERVMFEAADPKVYNWYIREFGIDVNLFVDHSQIVQLSCLRHDCLFLGSQFEWIYAMVVVIDDDSIDKCPQAITTGPRDLALRRYFIQSPYSSVAPIVMPKVTAAPGGRLRCRRACDSCKRRKQKCNGEQPCTICVQRHKESECHFSDKPARLLKPSESSKDTMLLSERLVPTPQRQTAMDRLLNSLEDRSANLEQQVVDDKDGTAPVPKVARLLRDGQGKFMYIGDSASLSFLQSVRRIVSSSIGRCEFTEDNSRHSMLEAFQSSSTTQTGPLIPPPGNEEAQRLARQYVLATSPLLDLFDLEEFHPRLANWIENPTGDEDTVSSIFYLVLAIGAQVSDTNHTLAEKYFISGRQLAFSAFTETPSISTIQSYVLISMYMLGACRRNGAFMNLGIALRAAYAVGIHRKDANTLFCTRERRARERVWKSLRMMDLFLSASLGRPPATTDFDYEPHDGNTTSGTQQRLQPEEQLSLTVVSLCRIFERILTEVYMRQVVSISVADSISNQHRAWVRNLPTFLRMQTERLDAAKTLEDTLAAAHIFGSYYWSIILLTRPFLVFRVSQYVKNKSESAAFSESKPSNSKISLFADACVYSALRSLNVVDDLSQYSSLPRRLPFLINSVFNSAVVLGAAFFADYDNLLPLEEGLNKAEKFLGLFVPHDPHACRFFQIIKYLRGAVGEYVHRRNRQWMERRSKQVDQLFGEVGPSNETSTPSNNHHGISMNRGDHPTVPSPLSPDKFAGGPFSSQSLGQTTATAQPDDGIWDALCATEGPSPFPYDTAISTLTTTGIPIGCSPGGTIPTGPPGMPDNGGQTPLSDMILSDNGLLYMAEDLPVFGLWGDT
- a CDS encoding GMC family oxidoreductase (choline dehydrogenase and related flavoproteins) — protein: MSTPDYKHERGGGGGGVGFSDLSVPRLYKCVIVGGGTAGLALASRLSRGLPESSILVLEAGPDAENEPRINIPAMRGSAIASAYDWNFTTVPQPHAGNRSLTQPRGKVLGGSSALNFMSWDRASKVEYDIWGKLGNEGWNWSEMMRSMLKAENFTLSDKYGDQGVGFGGPIQTMVCDWVPEHQTFFMEALKSLDVLENRNSLGGNSLGSGFQPSNVRYSDRKRSYSAHHPGYPSLAGPNLQIRVGRRVRKINLVSIGGEDLVATGVTLEDNTTVLAIKEVILAAGTMQSPGLLELSGIGQKDVLHAADVQQLVDLPGVGENLQDHLRIQNSYRLLPNYTSVDMLKTNATFAKQQLEAYNTGQRSIYDYSGGSYAFLNWTGVADEPSRMESLARKAADEPLSLSPFERIRADIQLHHIRHEEENVPQMEIISADGYTGIKGYPPETSPLHGSNFFTLIAVMLHPFSTGSIHVTSPLISTAPQIQPNYLSHEYDIQALASAAKYLRKLASTAPLRQAWTEEYEPGLSVVGDGPDSDSQWREYAINNTETIFHPVGTCAMLPRELHGVVNANLTVYGTDNLRVVDASVMPVLISGHIQTAVYGIAEKAAEMIIKRWQ
- a CDS encoding uncharacterized protein (predicted protein), giving the protein MTSTVEALTGNPRSHERKHNRPIIHNPCFYASCFLPAQALIQRKHTSVPTRHASQFASGIRLTLAMLDNVMGATVARNLAVIARAALRAAAGLNHTTGLVVAAAVGEVVGLVVEVEGLVARAVSEPGQNASVGAGAFALDPDDPVVGLVVVLELLAVSDGDGTGHGGWHWGWVGQDGGDEWEGGEEGFELHFCDCSLG